Within the Temnothorax longispinosus isolate EJ_2023e unplaced genomic scaffold, Tlon_JGU_v1 HiC_scaffold_23, whole genome shotgun sequence genome, the region AAGTATTAAGAGAGGCGTAAGGAGTAAGAGTAAGGACGTAAGCGAAATGAATAATTTCCATTTCGTCTTACTCCTACTCCTGCTTTTCTTACGTTCGACCAATTAGAGCGCAGGAGGAAAATTACGGCAAATGTGCGAGATTCGAGTTTCCGGGAGTGTAAACTACGTTCCAgtgttcttaaaatatttaatataaaatttatgctatacaaatttgatataaaattaaagaattaaacaaTGTTAGACGAGGACGAGGTGTTGGACAGCGCTTTTGACAATGATAGTCATGATCAGAATGTATCAGAACCTCAAATCCAAATATggaaatcattaattaatttagttcaACCAAATTTGTTGCTGTATCAGAAAAAACACAAAGAATACAGCAACAAAAGTATGAAAATACAGATATGGAACAGTATTGGGGCAGCCTTAATACCGCCAATAActggtaaataaataacgttgaAAAAGTGAGGTTAGATTAGAGAAACTGATTAAgagatttctttttcgaatACAATGTATTGTGTATTTGCAGGAATTGATgcagaaaaaatgttttatcgttTGCGTCAAAAATTTGGTAAAGAGCGCCGGAAAGTAACGCAGTCGCAGGCAAGATCTGGTGCAGGGGCAGATCATGTGCCGTACACGTCCAATTGGATACTATACAAAGATCTAATGTTTCTAGCTGATCATATTCAACCTAGACAGTAATTGAatcattataaaaacaataattataaaatttatgcttGCATTCTTCTATTTGCTTTACAATAATTGAAAGGTATCCGTTATGTATAAGTTTTgtttaagataaattatttgcacAGGACATCATCAAATTTCCAGCCGGTTATTCCGAAGCGCAAGAAAGCTATAGCTTCACAAATGTCGCATTTTAGTAGCTCACAACTCTATAGCTTGCAACGTGCTAGCTCGCAGCCTTCCAGCTCACAATGTGCTGCATCAACACCTGCAATCATATGTACACAACCACTAACTTCAGAAGAATCCACAGatgtaatattgaatattgacTTGAATGATGAATCTTTAggtataaaaatgattaaataattgtaaaatattgcatatgattaacgtttttttttaattattatttatgataactGGTGCTAAGACTTcgatattttgttatacaGTAGGATTCGTAAATTTCCCGGTAGACGAATCAGATCTAAATATCGTACGAatactaattgtaaaatattgcatatgattaacgttttttttttttattattatttgtgataACTGGTGCTAAGACTTcgatattttgttatacaGTAGGGTTCGTAAATTTCCCGGTAGACGAATCAGATCTAATATATATCGTACGAATACTTAAATGTGATTCGTCTGCCTGAATTGTACCTAATTATCTCGGGAAGGCATTTATGAGCCTACTGTAAAAGAATATCTCAAtcattgtattaataattttaattgttgcaCATCCAGAATTTTTAACTGAAAATGAGAAAGCATCTGTAGCAGATTCCATGGAATCGTCTTCAGTATCACTTTCCAACTCGTCAACTTCACAAGGCATTATATCCAGAAGCATGCAAAAAGTCGTACCTCCTGCTATCACACCTCAAAAACTGACACCACCAGCAGATAATactaaaaagagaaaacaccAGACAAGTGATGAAGTAGATGCAGCAGTGGTAAAATCATCCGAAAACATTTCCTTCTTAGCTAACACACTGGACATTgcactaaataaaaaaataacatcagTATCAGAATCGACAAAACCAAAATTATCTGATGCAGTAGAAAATATGATGAGTGGTATAGCCTTAGGATTGGGCAAAGTTCCTGAAGATCATCAAATGGATTGTTTTATATCGATCCTTAATTGCATTAacaactttataaaaaaatgaattttttttcaaaattttttt harbors:
- the LOC139823976 gene encoding uncharacterized protein — protein: MLDEDEVLDSAFDNDSHDQNVSEPQIQIWKSLINLVQPNLLLYQKKHKEYSNKSMKIQIWNSIGAALIPPITGIDAEKMFYRLRQKFGKERRKVTQSQARSGAGADHVPYTSNWILYKDLMFLADHIQPRQTSSNFQPVIPKRKKAIASQMSHFSSSQLYSLQRASSQPSSSQCAASTPAIICTQPLTSEESTDVILNIDLNDESLEFLTENEKASVADSMESSSVSLSNSSTSQGIISRSMQKVVPPAITPQKLTPPADNTKKRKHQTSDEVDAAVVKSSENISFLANTLDIALNKKITSVSESTKPKLSDAVENMMSGIALGLGKVPEDHQMDCFISILNCINNFIKK